From Coffea arabica cultivar ET-39 chromosome 2e, Coffea Arabica ET-39 HiFi, whole genome shotgun sequence, the proteins below share one genomic window:
- the LOC113730232 gene encoding uncharacterized protein isoform X2, with the protein MYQKVMDAKRERLLAIFPAKFQKSMWIKRGNFVVVDETGREEAAEFGRKVGCVVIQVLFYERVRVLQKSPEWPEVFKAATSGNSKQDLQSHTSNMEENDNSSDDDRLPPLEANTNRLRPFQSHSDTESASDSDSEA; encoded by the exons ATGTATCAAAAGGTAATGGATGCAAAAAGGGAAAGATTGTTAGCTATATTTCCAGCAAAATTTCAAAAGAGCATGTGGATAAAACGAG GGAACTTTGTGGTGGTTGACGAGACTGGAAGGGAGGAAGCAGCTGAATTTGGTCGGAAAGTAGGTTGCGTTGTTATACAAGTGCTCTTTTATGAACGAGTACGAGTGCTCCAAAAATCTCCTGAATG GCCAGAAGTATTTAAAGCAGCAACTTCAGGAAATTCGAAGCAGGATTTGCAGTCGCACACTTCAAATATGGAGGAGAATGACAATTCAAGTGATGATGATAGACTTCCACCTTTAGAAGCCAATACAAACAGATTGAGACCTTTCCAATCACATTCAGATACAGAGTCAGCTTCAGATTCTGATTCCGAGGCCTGA
- the LOC113730232 gene encoding uncharacterized protein isoform X1 codes for MGGGRKNLKRAVEEETLTLQQGQSIMQVVDLRGSNLIEVMDAKRERLLAIFPAKFQKSMWIKRGNFVVVDETGREEAAEFGRKVGCVVIQVLFYERVRVLQKSPEWPEVFKAATSGNSKQDLQSHTSNMEENDNSSDDDRLPPLEANTNRLRPFQSHSDTESASDSDSEA; via the exons ATGGGAGGTGGACGGAAAAATTTGAAGAGGGCTGTTGAGGAAGAGACCTTAACGCTTCAACAAGGGCAAAGCATCATGCAAGTTGTGGACCTGCGGGGCTCCAATCTTATTGAG GTAATGGATGCAAAAAGGGAAAGATTGTTAGCTATATTTCCAGCAAAATTTCAAAAGAGCATGTGGATAAAACGAG GGAACTTTGTGGTGGTTGACGAGACTGGAAGGGAGGAAGCAGCTGAATTTGGTCGGAAAGTAGGTTGCGTTGTTATACAAGTGCTCTTTTATGAACGAGTACGAGTGCTCCAAAAATCTCCTGAATG GCCAGAAGTATTTAAAGCAGCAACTTCAGGAAATTCGAAGCAGGATTTGCAGTCGCACACTTCAAATATGGAGGAGAATGACAATTCAAGTGATGATGATAGACTTCCACCTTTAGAAGCCAATACAAACAGATTGAGACCTTTCCAATCACATTCAGATACAGAGTCAGCTTCAGATTCTGATTCCGAGGCCTGA